Proteins encoded within one genomic window of Persephonella hydrogeniphila:
- a CDS encoding EAL domain-containing protein, which produces MKKLYLVIFLAIGATIGLIIFNQFTKQFVEVSSYTLDKIKDMEKGEYKIDSNILKSSFYLYYNYDRIYQSIKEIEDDIKKLKNSHLNNSFHTGSLMLLKEYEKEFKKKVDAIHRFETLNSLIKNSQTYIPSLALRYIKLTDKPDIRYFLIINRVISTVFILKNSLDRSFLDELRKDLKVLKTYRFKNPEIQNFHNVFISHLNVFINNFPVYYDTLTFILEKNKDKEILNNLKNRFIQETNEESKVITAFSVVSTGMFLGVLGYLAYLLIKLEMNNRLLKALQRNLEQKMVTDELTGLPNRRAFFLKEREYKEPTFILVNVDNFKHINDLYGSESGDRLLVQLGSFIKSFIERENIKAEIFRLGADDFGILYEDLREKTIQIVEKLIKEIENHLFVIKTSDKGKEIDIEISINVSVGVSYEKPLLEKADMVLKYVKKRREKYMIYSEELNLTKIIEDNLKILSIIKYAINNNQIKLFYQPIFDNKTGKVAKYECLVRIIDPNGNIISPMFFLPIAKESKYYNIITKTVIEKAFERFRDADVEFSINLSSEDMTDEEIVNYIYHLLEKEPDVAKRLTFEILESESIKNYETIYTFVKNIKNLNAKIAIDDFGSGYSNYSHIVNLEPDYIKIDGSLIKQLPHDLYVQIIVSTIVDFSKKLGIRTIAEYVYNEDVYQMVKSMGIDYSQGYYLGKPSEKCCIGKNSG; this is translated from the coding sequence GTGAAAAAACTTTATCTTGTTATATTTCTGGCAATAGGAGCTACTATAGGGCTGATTATATTCAACCAGTTTACAAAGCAGTTTGTAGAGGTATCTTCCTACACATTAGACAAAATAAAAGATATGGAAAAAGGCGAGTACAAGATAGATAGTAACATTTTAAAAAGCAGTTTTTATCTTTACTACAACTACGACAGAATTTACCAGTCTATAAAAGAGATAGAAGATGATATCAAAAAGCTGAAAAACAGCCATCTCAATAACAGTTTTCATACAGGCTCCCTTATGCTCCTGAAAGAGTATGAAAAAGAGTTTAAGAAAAAGGTAGATGCCATACATAGATTTGAAACTCTAAACTCCCTGATAAAAAATTCCCAGACCTACATCCCTTCCCTCGCTCTCAGATACATCAAACTGACAGACAAACCGGACATAAGATACTTTCTTATCATTAACAGGGTTATATCAACAGTTTTTATACTAAAAAACAGTTTAGATCGATCTTTTTTAGATGAATTACGCAAAGATTTAAAAGTACTAAAAACTTATAGATTCAAAAATCCAGAAATCCAGAACTTCCACAATGTTTTTATATCTCATCTTAATGTTTTTATAAACAACTTTCCTGTCTATTACGATACTCTCACCTTTATCTTAGAAAAAAATAAAGACAAAGAGATACTGAACAACTTGAAAAACAGATTTATACAGGAAACAAATGAAGAGTCTAAAGTTATAACAGCTTTCAGTGTAGTATCTACAGGTATGTTCTTGGGAGTCTTAGGTTATCTTGCGTATCTGTTGATAAAATTAGAGATGAACAACAGGCTTCTTAAAGCTCTCCAGAGAAACTTAGAGCAAAAGATGGTTACAGACGAGCTAACAGGTCTTCCGAACAGAAGGGCATTTTTCCTCAAAGAAAGGGAGTACAAAGAGCCTACTTTTATACTTGTAAATGTAGATAATTTTAAGCATATAAATGATCTATATGGTTCAGAATCTGGAGACAGATTACTTGTTCAGCTTGGGAGCTTTATTAAAAGTTTTATTGAAAGAGAGAATATAAAAGCAGAAATATTTAGACTGGGAGCAGATGATTTTGGGATTCTGTATGAAGACCTCAGAGAGAAAACAATACAGATAGTTGAAAAGCTTATAAAAGAGATAGAAAACCATCTTTTTGTAATAAAAACATCAGATAAAGGGAAAGAGATAGATATAGAAATCAGTATAAATGTGTCTGTAGGGGTATCTTATGAAAAACCTCTTTTAGAAAAAGCAGATATGGTTTTGAAGTATGTGAAAAAAAGAAGAGAAAAATACATGATATATTCAGAAGAGCTAAATCTAACAAAGATAATAGAAGATAACCTGAAAATACTGAGTATCATCAAATACGCAATAAATAACAATCAGATAAAGCTGTTTTACCAGCCTATATTTGATAACAAAACAGGAAAAGTAGCAAAGTACGAATGTCTTGTAAGGATAATAGACCCAAACGGCAACATAATATCCCCTATGTTTTTTCTCCCTATAGCAAAAGAATCAAAATACTACAACATAATAACAAAAACTGTTATAGAAAAAGCATTTGAGAGATTCAGGGATGCTGATGTTGAGTTTTCTATAAATCTGTCCAGCGAAGATATGACAGATGAAGAGATAGTAAACTACATATACCATTTACTTGAAAAAGAGCCTGATGTTGCAAAAAGACTGACATTCGAGATTTTAGAAAGTGAAAGTATAAAAAATTACGAAACGATATACACATTTGTAAAAAATATAAAAAATCTTAATGCAAAAATAGCCATAGACGATTTTGGAAGCGGTTACTCTAACTACTCCCACATAGTCAATCTCGAGCCTGACTATATAAAAATAGACGGCTCTCTAATAAAACAGCTTCCCCATGATCTTTACGTACAGATTATCGTCTCTACAATTGTAGACTTCTCAAAAAAATTAGGGATCAGAACAATAGCTGAGTATGTGTACAACGAAGATGTGTACCAGATGGTAAAAAGTATGGGTATAGATTACTCTCAGGGGTACTATCTGGGAAAACCTTCTGAAAAATGTTGCATCGGAAAAAATAGTGGTTAA